The sequence GATCTCTCTTTGTATCAAGCAGTGGACATGATCCAAGACACCGACCAGGAAATTTTTCCTGTTTTAAAGGCTAGTCAACTTGTAGGTATTATTCGTTACCGTGATATCGTACAGTTTTTAAAGCATAATACAACCGTAGAAAACGGGAGGCTCCAAACGTGAAAGAGTTTATTACTGTATTTCAAAATCGCCAGGCAACACTTGTAGAAGCCCTATGGGAACACTTGCAAATATCATTAACTTCACTCATCATTGCCATTTTGATTGCAGTACCTTTAGGATTAATACTGACGAGGTATCCTCGAGTAGCTGAACCAATCATCGGATTATCAGCTGTACTACAAACGATTCCAAGTCTTGCTATCCTAGCTTTTCTCATTCCATTTTTCGGGATTGGCACCTTCCCTGCAATTGTTGCACTAACAGCATATGGACTGCTCCCAATTCTACGTAATAGTTATACAGGCATTAAAGAGGTAGACCCTGCATTAACTGAGGCGGCAACAGGAATGGGAATGAATTCATTGAAACGCTTAATGAAAGTGGAATTGCCGCTTGCTATGCCAGTAATTATGGCAGGAGTTCGCACTTCTATGGTGTTAATTGTTGGAACAACCACATTAGCTGCATTAATTGGGGCAGGAGGACTAGGTGAATTAATTCTTTTAGGTCTTGATCGTGGAGCGGATGTGAGTTTAATATTGTTAGGTGCAATTCCCGCGGCTTTACTAGCGGTTATTTTTGACGTTATTTTACGGTGGGTTGAACGACTCTCTAAACGAACGGGAATCAAATCGTTCATCGCTATGTTAATCGTTGCGGTTTTGATCGTTATTTCTCCTTTTCTTTTTAATAATAAGAAGCAAGCAGATTTAGTTATTGGTGGTAAATTAGGATCAGAACCAGCAATTTTAATTCATATGTATAAGTTATTAATCGAAGAAAATACCGATTTAAGCGTAAAATTAGAACCAGGGCTAGGAAAAACTGCTTTCTTATTTAATGCATTACAACAAGGAAGCATCGATATCTATCCAGAATTTACAGGAACGGCGATTGTTACACATCTTGAGCAAAAAGCGGATAGTAACAATAGGGAAGATGTGTATCAGCAAGCTAAACAGGGGATGGATAAACAATTTGATATGGCATATTTACTGCCTATGGCCTATAATAATACGTACACTGTTGCCACAACAGAAGAACTAGCCAATCAATTTGAACTAGAGACAATCGATGATCTTAAAAAAATAGAGGATCAATTAACTGCTGGTTTTACACTGGAGTTTAAAGACCGATATGATGGGTATGTAGGTATGCAGGATGTATATGGTTTAGATATTGCAAATGTACAAACCATGGATCCAGGTCTTAGACAAGAAGCGTTAACATCCGGTCAGGTAAATATCATTGATGCATATGCAACAGATAGTTATATGGAAAAGCTAAATTTAATTTCTTTGGAAGATTCAAAGCAGCTATTCCCTCCATATCAAGGGGCTCCACTAATGCGCAATGATACACTGGACAAGTATCCTGAACTTGAAGGTATTTTAAACAAGCTCGCGGGAAAAATAACTGACCAACAGATGAGACAAATGAATTACCAAGTAGATTATCATGATGAATCACCAGAAAATGTAGCCAGAGAGTTTCTCATAGAACAGGGGTTACTTGAAAAATAAAAAGGGGGAAGCTATAATGGCATGGGAAAACCCAACCAATGAAGAATTGAGAAGAATTTTAGCTACGGCGAAAACAATTGCAGTTGTAGGCTTGTCAAACAATCCGGAACGTACTTCTTATCAAATTGCTAAAATTATGCAACGAGAAGGTTACCGTATCATTCCGGTTAATCCTACAGTACAAGAGGTCTTAGGTGAACAAGCCTATCCTTCATTAGCTGAGGTTCCGGAACCGATAGATATTATAAATGTGTTTCGCAGGTCAGAGTTCTTACCGGAAGTTGCGAAGGATGCTGCTCAAACGAATTGTAAAATCTTTTGGGCGCAGCAAGGAATCGTTAATGAAGATGCGTATCATTATTTAAAACAACGTGATTTTACCGTAATTATGGATCTTTGCATTAAAGTGGTCCATGCAGTATTGCTGAAATAATCGAACGAAAAAGGGTGGCGGTACGATTAGTCATCCTTTTCTCATGTTTTAAAGCAAGCGTAGATATAAAAGCGGGAGGCACGTTTAGCGACGTACTAAATGAAGAACTTCTGTGCTGACATGTCATAGAAAGAAGCAATATAAGCTAGACAAAGCTACCTTCAAAGTTATTACCATATAGAAGGGATCATTTTCTAGACAATTAAAAATTTGGTTATTTCCAAAACACGGCACAAGCCTGGTTGACTCTTAAACATTACGTTCTTAACGTGTGTTACGATATGGTCTGTTAACATAATTATATAAGCTTGTTCCTCTTATGCATGTATCAACCTCCAATGAACAATAACTTCAATTGTAAATTAACTTCATTGACGATTTTTTTGTGTTCTTGCAATACAAGCTTGATGTAACTATAGTATACTTAGTAACGTGAGAGAAAGGGTTACTCCATGACTAAAAATAAAAGCTTTAAGGAAAACCTGTTATTTATGAATGGTTTATAGGAAAAAATACAACTTTCATGTGTATTATCGTTTGTTTTATCTTTACACAAACAAACGTTTGTTCTATTATAGTACGTACAGAAAGAAAGGAGCAAGTACGGAGTGACAAAACAACCGATTTCATATAGTGATGACTCAATCCAAGTACTGGAAGGTCTGGAAGCAGTACGAAAAAGACCAGGTATGTACATAGGTAGTACAGATGCCCGAGGACTGCATCACCTCGTTTTTGAAATTGTTGATAATGCGGTAGATGAAGCCCTAGCAGGATTTGGAGACATCATTAAAGTGACTATACATAAAGATAATAGCATTTCCATCACAGATCATGGGCGTGGTATTCCAACTGGTATGCACCGTTCTGGAAAGCCAACACCTGAGGTGATATTTACTATATTGCATGCAGGTGGAAAATTTGGACAGGGTGGTTATAAAACTAGTGGAGGTCTACACGGTGTAGGTGCGTCCGTAGTCAATGCTCTATCTGAATGGTTAGACGTCACAATCCATCGTGATGGTCATATCTACTTTCAACGATTTGAAAATGGTGGAAAACCTGTCGGCTCTTTAGAAAAGAAAGGACCAACGAAAAAAACTGGTACCATCATTCATTTTAAACCGGACCCAACGATTTTTAATACAACCGTTTACAACTTTGAAACATTATCCGAACGGTTACGAGAAGCTGCCTTTTTACTAAAAGGATTAACGATTCAGTTACAAGACCTTCGAAATAATCAGACAGAAGAATACCAATATCCGGAAGGACTAAAGGCTTTTGTACATTATCTGAATGAAGAAAAAGATACCCTTCACCCTGTTGTAGCTTTTGAAGGTGAACAGCAAGGAATTGAAGTTGATTTTGCTTTTCAATTCAATGACGGTTATGCAGAAAGTATGCTATCTTTTGTTAACCATGTTCGTACGAAAGATGGAGGAACGCATGAATCTGGAGCGAGAACAGCAATTACGAGGACGTTTAACGACTATGCCAGACGAATCGGACTTTTAAAAGAAAAAGATAAAAACCTGGAAGGTTCAGATATAAGAGAAGGCTTCACTTCTATCGTTTCTGTTCGTGTACCAGAAGATAAACTGCAATTTGAAGGGCAGACGAAAGGAAAACTAGGTACGCCGGAAGCTAGATCCGTGGTTGATGCAGTTGTTTCGGAAAAGCTTTCTTATTTTTTGGAGGAAAACTCAGATGTTTCTAATCTTTTAATTAAAAAGGCGATTAAAGCAAAAGAAGCTAGGGAAGCGGCCAGAAAAGCGAGAGAGGACGCTCGAACAGGAAGAAAAAGAAGGAAAAAAGATACGATCTTAAGCGGCAAGCTTACGCCTGCTCAATCAAAAAATCCAAAGCGTAATGAACTATACTTGGTTGAGGGGGACTCTGCAGGCGGATCAGCAAAACAAGGCAGAGATCGAAAGTTTCAAGCTGTACTTCCATTACGAGGAAAAGTAATTAATACAGAAAAGGCAAAGCTTGAGGACGTTTTTAAGAATGAAGAAATATCGACCATCATTCATACTATTGGTGCTGGTGTTGGTGGCGATTTTCATTTAGATGATGTGCAATATGATAAAATAATTATTATGACCGACGCAGATACAGATGGTGCACATATCCAAGTGTTATTGCTTACGTTTTTCTATAGGTATATGCGACCATTGATTCAAGCAGGTAAGGTGTATATTGCACTGCCACCTTTATATCAAATCTCCAAGGGAAAAGGAAAAAATAAACGTGTGGTTTATGCCTGGGATGAAGAAGAAATGAGGAAAACAATTAAGGATTTTAAAAACGGCTATACCTTACAACGCTATAAAGGTTTAGGAGAAATGAATGCAGATCAGCTGTGGGAAACGACCATGAATCCAGAATCCAGAACTCTTATCCGGGTAACCATCGATGATTTAGCACGTGCAGAAAGACGTGTGACGACATTAATGGGTGATAAAGTGGAACCTAGAAGAAAATGGATCGAAAATAATGTTGAATTTGGTTTGGATGAAGAATCTAATATCCTAGAAAACGATAGAATTCATACAGAATTATAATAAAAATCATATAAGGGGGGGTTGGTATGACACAACCAGGAACATATTTAGACCTTCCGTTAGAAGAAGTAATAGGAGACCGATTTGGAAGGTATAGTAAATACATTATTCAGGACAGGGCGCTTCCCGATGCGAGAGACGGATTAAAGCCCGTTCAGCGAAGAATTCTTTATGCGATGCATGAAGAAAAAAATACCCATGATAAAAACTTTCGTAAATCAGCTAAAACAGTTGGTACTGTTATTGGGAATTACCACCCTCATGGTGATTCTTCCGTATATGAAGCAATGGTCCGATTAAGTCAAGATTGGAAAGTTAAAAATGTGTTAGTTGAAATGCATGGGAATAACGGAAGTGTTGATGGGGATCCACCGGCTGCCATGCGTTACACAGAAGCAAGATTATCCAGTATTGCTTCTGAATTATTAAGAGATATTGAAAAGGATACGGTAGATTTTATTCCAAACTTTGATGACACAACAACAGAACCTGTAGTGCTGCCAGCTAAATTTCCAAATTTACTCGTTAATGGATCAACTGGGATTTCCTCAGGTTATGCTACAGATATACCACCTCATAATCTAGGAGAAGTACTCGATGCAGTTATCCTTAAAATCGATAAACCTTCTGTAACGATAGAAGAATTAATGAAAGTGATAAAGGGTCCTGATTTTCCAACCGGTGGGATTATCCAAGGAATTAATGGAATTAAAAAAGCTTATGAAACTGGTCGCGGTAAAATTATTGTACGAGGTAAAACACGTATAGAAGAAATTCGCGGTAATCGAGAGCAAATCGTTATTGAAGAAATTCCATATGAAGTAAATAAAGCTAATATGGTCAAAAAAATAGATGAGTTGCGTATCGATCGAAAAGTAGAGGGGATTGCCGAAGTTCGAGATGAGACCGATCGGACTGGTTTACGAGTTGTCGTTGAACTCAAGAAGGATGTAAATGCAGAAGGTGTTCTAAACTACTTATTTAAGAACACAGACTTACAAGTTACGTACCATTTTAATATGGTAGCTATTCAGGATAAAACACCAAAATTGTTATCGCTAAATGAAATATTAGAATCGTATATTTCCCACCAAAAAGAAGTCGTAATAAGACAAACGGTCTTTGATCTGAAAAAAGCAAAAGATCGAGCACATATTGTTGAAGGTCTAATCAAGGCGATTTCTATATTAGATGAGGTTATTAGCACAATTCGTTCTTCTAAGGATAAGCAAGACGCCAAAAAACGCCTTATTACCAACTATCAATTTACCGAAGCCCAAGCAGAAGCAATTGTTATGTTGCAGCTATATCGTTTAACGAATACCGACATCACCTCGCTTCAACAAGAAGCGAAAACGTTAGAAGAAAAAATTAAGGAACTTGAATTAATCTTACAAAGTGAGAAAAAACTATTTCAAACGATTAAAAAAGATTTAAGGAAGTTGAAAAAAGCATATGCAACACCTAGGCAAACAGCTATTGAAAATGAAATAGAAGAATTAAAAATTGATATTGAAGTGATGGTAGTTAGTGAGGATGTATTAGTATCGGTTACACAGGCCGGTTACGTGAAACGAACTAGTCTACGTTCCTATAGCGCTTCAAATGGAGAAGATTTTGCCATGAAGGAAGGTGACTATTTAGTTAGCTTAGCAGAACTGAATACGACAGATAAGGTTCTTCTTTTCACAAATAAGGGAAATTATATATACACACCGGTACACGAATTGCCGGATATTCGCTGGAAAGATATTGGTCAGCATATTTCAAATTTCGTGCCATTGGAAAAAGATGAACGAATTATTACATGTATTCCTGTTCGTGATTTTACGGAGGATAAGTACTTAATCTTTTTCACGAAAAAAGGGATGGTAAAGAAAAGCAAACTGAAACTTTATGAAGCGCAGCGTTATTCAAAAGCTTTAATTGCTCTGAGATTAAAAGATGATGATGAGCTGATTAATGTTCATTGTACAACAGGTCATTCCGATGTATTTATTGCTTCGGATAAGGGATACGGCTTATGGTATCATGAAAGCGAGATTTCTGTCGTAGGACAGCGGGCTGCTGGTGTGAAAGCCATTCATCTTAAAGAAGATGAACAAGTTGTTAACGGAGAGTTGTTTGATGAATTATCGAAACCTTCTTTAGTTGTTCTTACCCAGCGTGGTGCTTGTAAACGAATGAAATTAAGTGAGTTTGAGAAGTCCAATCGAGCAAAAAGAGGGTTATT is a genomic window of Virgibacillus proomii containing:
- a CDS encoding ABC transporter permease/substrate-binding protein is translated as MKEFITVFQNRQATLVEALWEHLQISLTSLIIAILIAVPLGLILTRYPRVAEPIIGLSAVLQTIPSLAILAFLIPFFGIGTFPAIVALTAYGLLPILRNSYTGIKEVDPALTEAATGMGMNSLKRLMKVELPLAMPVIMAGVRTSMVLIVGTTTLAALIGAGGLGELILLGLDRGADVSLILLGAIPAALLAVIFDVILRWVERLSKRTGIKSFIAMLIVAVLIVISPFLFNNKKQADLVIGGKLGSEPAILIHMYKLLIEENTDLSVKLEPGLGKTAFLFNALQQGSIDIYPEFTGTAIVTHLEQKADSNNREDVYQQAKQGMDKQFDMAYLLPMAYNNTYTVATTEELANQFELETIDDLKKIEDQLTAGFTLEFKDRYDGYVGMQDVYGLDIANVQTMDPGLRQEALTSGQVNIIDAYATDSYMEKLNLISLEDSKQLFPPYQGAPLMRNDTLDKYPELEGILNKLAGKITDQQMRQMNYQVDYHDESPENVAREFLIEQGLLEK
- a CDS encoding CoA-binding protein; this encodes MAWENPTNEELRRILATAKTIAVVGLSNNPERTSYQIAKIMQREGYRIIPVNPTVQEVLGEQAYPSLAEVPEPIDIINVFRRSEFLPEVAKDAAQTNCKIFWAQQGIVNEDAYHYLKQRDFTVIMDLCIKVVHAVLLK
- the parE gene encoding DNA topoisomerase IV subunit B; amino-acid sequence: MTKQPISYSDDSIQVLEGLEAVRKRPGMYIGSTDARGLHHLVFEIVDNAVDEALAGFGDIIKVTIHKDNSISITDHGRGIPTGMHRSGKPTPEVIFTILHAGGKFGQGGYKTSGGLHGVGASVVNALSEWLDVTIHRDGHIYFQRFENGGKPVGSLEKKGPTKKTGTIIHFKPDPTIFNTTVYNFETLSERLREAAFLLKGLTIQLQDLRNNQTEEYQYPEGLKAFVHYLNEEKDTLHPVVAFEGEQQGIEVDFAFQFNDGYAESMLSFVNHVRTKDGGTHESGARTAITRTFNDYARRIGLLKEKDKNLEGSDIREGFTSIVSVRVPEDKLQFEGQTKGKLGTPEARSVVDAVVSEKLSYFLEENSDVSNLLIKKAIKAKEAREAARKAREDARTGRKRRKKDTILSGKLTPAQSKNPKRNELYLVEGDSAGGSAKQGRDRKFQAVLPLRGKVINTEKAKLEDVFKNEEISTIIHTIGAGVGGDFHLDDVQYDKIIIMTDADTDGAHIQVLLLTFFYRYMRPLIQAGKVYIALPPLYQISKGKGKNKRVVYAWDEEEMRKTIKDFKNGYTLQRYKGLGEMNADQLWETTMNPESRTLIRVTIDDLARAERRVTTLMGDKVEPRRKWIENNVEFGLDEESNILENDRIHTEL
- the parC gene encoding DNA topoisomerase IV subunit A, with the translated sequence MTQPGTYLDLPLEEVIGDRFGRYSKYIIQDRALPDARDGLKPVQRRILYAMHEEKNTHDKNFRKSAKTVGTVIGNYHPHGDSSVYEAMVRLSQDWKVKNVLVEMHGNNGSVDGDPPAAMRYTEARLSSIASELLRDIEKDTVDFIPNFDDTTTEPVVLPAKFPNLLVNGSTGISSGYATDIPPHNLGEVLDAVILKIDKPSVTIEELMKVIKGPDFPTGGIIQGINGIKKAYETGRGKIIVRGKTRIEEIRGNREQIVIEEIPYEVNKANMVKKIDELRIDRKVEGIAEVRDETDRTGLRVVVELKKDVNAEGVLNYLFKNTDLQVTYHFNMVAIQDKTPKLLSLNEILESYISHQKEVVIRQTVFDLKKAKDRAHIVEGLIKAISILDEVISTIRSSKDKQDAKKRLITNYQFTEAQAEAIVMLQLYRLTNTDITSLQQEAKTLEEKIKELELILQSEKKLFQTIKKDLRKLKKAYATPRQTAIENEIEELKIDIEVMVVSEDVLVSVTQAGYVKRTSLRSYSASNGEDFAMKEGDYLVSLAELNTTDKVLLFTNKGNYIYTPVHELPDIRWKDIGQHISNFVPLEKDERIITCIPVRDFTEDKYLIFFTKKGMVKKSKLKLYEAQRYSKALIALRLKDDDELINVHCTTGHSDVFIASDKGYGLWYHESEISVVGQRAAGVKAIHLKEDEQVVNGELFDELSKPSLVVLTQRGACKRMKLSEFEKSNRAKRGLLMLRELKSKPHRIRGFFLVNEHDTINFKTNNGEIHRVFPLELSNSDRYSNGSFIVDTDTKGEVISAWKNVDYEKPFEHLDEIK